A stretch of Parvimonas micra DNA encodes these proteins:
- the pstC gene encoding phosphate ABC transporter permease subunit PstC, which produces MKNKVFKYTVYIFTLFTILLLLTLIVFLYNQSLPFFLKNNFLKFIFGRVWNATEVSGSFGIFNILLASIFISILACIISLPIAIGTALFICFYTKKSKVLLVWLINILAGIPSIIYGFFGMIIIVKNIERIFKISAGESVLAGSIILSIMILPYFVSNLIETIELIKKKYQRDSDALGISKEYFIRKVVLKKLHFSILTGFMISFSRAIGETMAVMMVIGNAPIFPKLLSKAQTIPSLIALEIGMSEVYSEHYYALFASGFILLILVLIINILLFIINRKSRIYDKI; this is translated from the coding sequence ATGAAAAATAAAGTTTTTAAATACACGGTCTATATTTTTACATTATTTACAATTTTACTTTTGTTGACTCTAATAGTCTTTTTGTATAATCAGTCCTTACCTTTTTTTCTTAAAAATAATTTTCTAAAATTTATTTTTGGAAGAGTTTGGAATGCAACTGAAGTTTCCGGAAGTTTTGGAATTTTTAATATTTTATTAGCTAGTATATTTATATCTATTCTAGCTTGTATAATTTCACTTCCAATAGCTATTGGAACAGCTTTATTTATATGTTTTTATACAAAAAAATCGAAAGTTTTACTCGTATGGCTTATAAACATTTTGGCAGGTATTCCGTCAATAATTTATGGTTTTTTTGGAATGATTATAATTGTAAAAAATATCGAAAGAATATTTAAGATTTCTGCTGGAGAAAGTGTCCTCGCAGGAAGTATTATTTTATCAATAATGATTTTACCTTATTTTGTTTCAAACCTTATTGAAACAATTGAACTTATTAAGAAAAAATATCAAAGAGATTCTGATGCTTTGGGAATAAGTAAAGAGTATTTTATAAGAAAAGTGGTTTTAAAGAAATTACATTTTTCAATTTTAACAGGCTTTATGATTTCATTCTCCAGAGCAATAGGAGAAACAATGGCAGTTATGATGGTTATAGGAAATGCACCGATTTTTCCAAAACTATTGTCAAAAGCACAGACTATTCCATCGCTTATTGCACTCGAAATAGGGATGAGTGAAGTTTATAGTGAACATTATTATGCACTTTTTGCAAGTGGATTTATACTTTTGATTTTAGTTTTAATCATTAATATTTTATTATTTATTATTAATAGAAAGAGTAGAATTTATGATAAGATTTAA
- a CDS encoding phosphate ABC transporter substrate-binding protein yields MKKYLKKLTALLAVCIMFTACSGQKQNTEKKEETNKTESKSDTVNAQISFSGSSTLAPVINKIATDFIEKYTTWDKVDSSLPKENITIFVSSGGSGAGVKAVLDKVANFGMLARDIKDSEKEKVKDLESFTLGLDALCICVNPDNNILKAKNGNLTKEEIIKIFSGEYKTWKQVDPSLPDEEIVVVTRDLGGGAHEVFQKKIMKDVKVREDAIQAPSMGALVSKIIENKNAIGYASYGITNQNQGKLIPMKVDNVEPTEENILNNSYYISRPLIIMKSGKLTATEKVFVDLLQSEEGKKVIKSMGFIPSK; encoded by the coding sequence ATGAAAAAATATTTAAAAAAATTAACGGCTCTTTTAGCAGTTTGTATTATGTTTACTGCTTGTTCAGGACAAAAACAAAATACTGAAAAGAAAGAGGAAACAAATAAAACTGAAAGCAAGTCTGATACTGTTAATGCACAAATTAGTTTTAGTGGTTCTTCAACTTTAGCTCCTGTAATCAATAAGATTGCTACAGATTTTATTGAAAAATATACGACTTGGGATAAGGTTGATTCTTCATTGCCAAAAGAAAATATAACTATTTTTGTTTCATCTGGTGGTTCAGGTGCAGGAGTTAAGGCTGTTCTTGATAAAGTTGCAAATTTTGGAATGCTTGCTCGTGATATTAAGGATTCAGAAAAAGAAAAGGTTAAGGATTTAGAGTCTTTTACTCTAGGTCTTGACGCTCTTTGTATTTGTGTTAATCCTGATAATAATATTTTAAAAGCTAAAAATGGAAATTTGACTAAAGAAGAAATCATAAAGATTTTCTCCGGAGAATATAAAACTTGGAAACAAGTAGATCCATCTTTACCTGATGAAGAAATTGTAGTTGTAACTCGTGATTTAGGTGGTGGGGCTCATGAAGTTTTCCAAAAGAAAATAATGAAAGATGTTAAGGTTAGAGAAGATGCAATTCAAGCTCCTTCAATGGGCGCATTAGTTTCAAAAATTATTGAAAATAAAAATGCTATTGGATATGCATCATATGGTATTACTAATCAAAACCAAGGAAAGTTAATTCCTATGAAAGTTGATAACGTTGAACCAACTGAAGAAAATATTTTAAATAACAGTTACTATATTTCAAGACCTTTAATCATTATGAAGAGTGGAAAATTAACTGCAACTGAAAAAGTATTTGTTGATTTACTTCAATCAGAAGAAGGAAAGAAAGTTATAAAAAGTATGGGATTCATACCAAGCAAATAA
- a CDS encoding HAD family phosphatase: protein MKAVLFDMDGVLIDSEMFYMKGTYDWISKRGFKGKLEDTFRLIGTNMEGTYNLLYEMLNKKYTISEIEEENRKYFLEHPIDYKAILKPFVKEILVFLKKHKIKTAVCSSSPKKTIEKALKDCEILEYFDFIVSSDEVKKSKPNPDVYLKACEILQVSNEDAFVIEDSTRGIEAGKNANIKVIAIKDKFFGQDQKKADYIFEDLGKVLEFFKGKIE from the coding sequence ATGAAAGCTGTACTTTTTGATATGGACGGAGTCCTTATAGATTCAGAAATGTTTTACATGAAGGGAACTTATGATTGGATTTCTAAAAGGGGTTTTAAAGGAAAACTCGAAGATACTTTTAGACTGATTGGAACGAATATGGAAGGAACATATAATTTGCTGTATGAAATGCTCAATAAAAAATATACAATTTCTGAGATAGAAGAAGAAAATAGAAAGTATTTTTTAGAACATCCTATTGACTATAAAGCAATTCTAAAGCCTTTTGTAAAAGAAATTTTAGTATTTTTAAAAAAACATAAAATAAAAACTGCTGTTTGCTCATCAAGTCCTAAAAAGACAATTGAAAAGGCTCTAAAAGATTGTGAAATTTTAGAATACTTTGACTTCATAGTGAGTTCGGATGAAGTCAAAAAAAGTAAACCAAATCCAGATGTTTATCTAAAAGCCTGTGAAATTTTACAAGTGTCTAATGAAGATGCCTTTGTAATAGAGGACTCAACAAGGGGAATAGAAGCAGGAAAAAATGCAAATATAAAAGTAATCGCAATAAAAGATAAATTCTTCGGACAAGATCAGAAAAAAGCAGATTATATCTTTGAAGACTTAGGAAAAGTTTTAGAATTTTTTAAAGGAAAAATAGAATAA
- the hemW gene encoding radical SAM family heme chaperone HemW produces the protein MKRLGLYIHIPFCDRICNYCDFTAFQGANSKIKEYVEALKKEIELKGNKNFLIDSIFIGGGTPSFIDGKYIFEILEKVKENFTVLDNIEISIETNPKTFDKKKLEYYKSAKINRVSIGVQSFNDVILKELGRNHNSKEAFDSIELVKKFDLDLNLDLIFGYQSQTIDDILYDLEIVKNINPEHISYYALIIEEKTKFKALQNAGKLDFLDEETERKMYHLIVEKLEEMGLNQYEVSNFAKVVKESVHNKKYWNCKEYLGLGISAHSYLNDERFSNTVNLSKYIKELQNGNIPVDFREKLDMPTKKFEYIIMNMRLKEGFLISDYNRLFESDFLEENKKAVKIGLENNVVEIKDDRIYFTKRGFDIMDSFFVNCNLREIR, from the coding sequence ATGAAAAGATTGGGATTATATATTCACATTCCTTTTTGTGATAGAATATGTAATTATTGCGACTTTACAGCATTTCAAGGCGCAAATTCTAAAATTAAAGAGTATGTAGAAGCTTTAAAAAAAGAAATTGAATTAAAAGGAAATAAAAACTTTTTAATAGATTCTATTTTCATTGGAGGAGGAACTCCGAGTTTTATTGACGGAAAATATATATTTGAAATTTTAGAAAAAGTAAAGGAAAATTTTACAGTCCTTGATAATATTGAAATATCAATTGAAACAAATCCGAAAACTTTTGATAAGAAAAAATTAGAATACTATAAAAGTGCAAAAATAAATAGAGTATCAATAGGAGTACAAAGTTTTAATGATGTAATTTTAAAAGAACTTGGAAGAAATCACAATTCCAAAGAAGCCTTTGATAGTATTGAATTGGTAAAAAAATTTGACCTTGATTTAAATTTAGATTTAATTTTCGGTTATCAAAGTCAAACAATAGATGATATTTTATATGACTTAGAAATTGTAAAAAATATAAATCCCGAACATATCTCTTATTATGCTTTGATTATTGAAGAAAAGACGAAATTTAAGGCATTACAAAATGCAGGAAAATTGGATTTTTTAGATGAAGAAACTGAAAGAAAAATGTATCATCTAATCGTAGAAAAATTAGAAGAAATGGGATTGAATCAATATGAAGTTTCAAATTTTGCTAAAGTCGTGAAAGAATCTGTTCATAATAAAAAGTATTGGAATTGTAAAGAGTATTTAGGACTTGGGATTTCTGCTCATTCCTATTTAAATGATGAAAGATTTTCTAATACAGTTAATCTTTCAAAATATATAAAAGAATTACAAAATGGAAATATTCCTGTAGATTTTAGAGAAAAATTGGATATGCCTACAAAAAAATTTGAATATATCATAATGAATATGCGTTTAAAAGAGGGGTTTTTGATTTCAGATTATAATAGACTTTTTGAGTCTGACTTTTTAGAAGAGAATAAAAAAGCTGTAAAAATAGGATTAGAAAATAATGTAGTCGAAATTAAAGATGATAGAATATATTTTACAAAAAGAGGTTTTGACATAATGGACAGCTTTTTTGTAAATTGTAATTTAAGGGAAATAAGGTGA
- the lepA gene encoding translation elongation factor 4 has protein sequence MKIEQKNIRNFSIIAHIDHGKSTLADRLIEKTGMMTKREMEEQVLDSMDLERERGITIKLKAVKLFYKAKDGETYVLNLIDTPGHVDFTYEVSRSLAACEGAILVVDATQGVEAQTLGNVYLALEQDLEILPVINKIDLPSARIDEVKDEIEEITGFDTEGIPLVSAKEGLNIEDVLEDIVNNVPAPTGDENAPLKALIFDSYYDSYKGVVSYVRVVEGTLKEGMTIYMMATKGKFEVTEVGYTASGNVQTGELKAGDVGYVVASIKNVKDARVGDTITDFENMTDSALPGYKKVIPMVYCGIYPAEGEDFNSVREALEKLQVNDASLSFEPESSVALGFGFRCGFLGLLHMEIIQERLDREFDLNIITTAPSVIYKVAKKTGEILEIQNPSNLPKETEIEYMEEPIVEANIMTPKDYVGTIMDLCQNKRGIFENMEYLDQHRVSLRYILPLNEVIYDFFDALKSKTKGYASLDYELKGYQRSDLAKLDILINGDLVDAFSIIVHREKSYERARNIVERLKDEIPRHQFAVPIQASIGSKVIARETVRALRKDVLAKCYGGDISRKRKLLEKQKEGKKKMQQIGSVEVPQQAFLAVLKYDEK, from the coding sequence ATGAAAATTGAACAGAAGAATATTAGAAATTTTTCTATAATTGCACATATAGATCATGGGAAATCAACTCTTGCTGATAGATTAATAGAAAAAACAGGGATGATGACTAAAAGAGAAATGGAAGAACAGGTTTTAGATAGTATGGATCTTGAGAGAGAAAGAGGTATTACTATTAAGCTAAAGGCTGTAAAACTTTTCTACAAAGCAAAAGACGGAGAAACTTATGTTTTAAATCTTATTGACACTCCGGGACATGTTGACTTTACTTATGAAGTATCAAGAAGTCTTGCTGCTTGTGAGGGAGCTATTTTAGTTGTTGATGCAACTCAAGGTGTTGAAGCTCAGACACTTGGAAATGTATATTTGGCATTAGAACAAGATTTAGAAATTTTACCAGTTATAAATAAAATAGATTTACCGTCAGCTAGAATTGATGAAGTAAAAGATGAAATTGAAGAAATAACAGGCTTTGATACAGAGGGAATTCCTTTAGTTTCTGCAAAAGAGGGACTTAATATTGAAGATGTACTGGAAGATATTGTAAATAATGTACCTGCTCCAACTGGAGATGAAAATGCACCACTTAAAGCACTTATCTTTGATTCATATTATGATTCATACAAAGGTGTTGTTTCCTATGTTCGTGTAGTTGAAGGAACTTTAAAAGAGGGAATGACTATTTATATGATGGCAACTAAAGGAAAATTTGAAGTAACTGAAGTTGGTTATACTGCTTCAGGAAATGTTCAAACTGGAGAGCTAAAAGCCGGAGATGTAGGTTATGTAGTTGCAAGCATAAAGAATGTAAAAGATGCAAGAGTTGGGGATACTATTACAGATTTTGAAAATATGACTGACTCAGCTTTACCTGGATATAAAAAAGTTATTCCAATGGTTTATTGTGGAATTTATCCCGCAGAAGGGGAGGATTTTAACAGTGTAAGGGAAGCTTTAGAGAAACTTCAAGTAAATGATGCTTCTCTATCCTTTGAACCTGAAAGCTCTGTCGCACTAGGCTTTGGATTTAGATGTGGATTTTTGGGACTATTACATATGGAAATTATTCAAGAAAGACTTGATAGAGAATTTGATTTGAATATAATTACAACAGCTCCATCTGTAATCTATAAAGTTGCTAAAAAAACAGGAGAAATACTTGAAATTCAAAACCCAAGCAATTTACCTAAAGAAACTGAAATAGAATATATGGAAGAACCTATTGTTGAGGCAAATATTATGACTCCAAAAGACTATGTTGGAACTATTATGGATTTATGTCAAAATAAAAGAGGTATTTTTGAGAATATGGAATATCTCGATCAACATAGAGTAAGTCTTAGATATATTTTGCCGTTGAATGAAGTTATTTACGATTTTTTTGATGCATTAAAATCAAAAACTAAGGGTTATGCTTCACTTGATTACGAGTTAAAAGGATATCAACGTTCAGATTTAGCTAAATTGGATATTTTAATTAATGGAGATTTAGTTGATGCCTTTTCAATAATTGTTCATCGTGAAAAATCTTACGAAAGAGCGAGAAATATAGTTGAAAGACTTAAAGATGAAATTCCTAGACATCAATTTGCAGTACCTATTCAAGCTTCAATAGGTTCTAAAGTAATCGCCAGAGAAACTGTAAGAGCTTTGAGAAAAGACGTACTTGCAAAATGTTATGGTGGAGATATTTCAAGAAAGAGAAAATTACTCGAAAAACAAAAAGAAGGTAAGAAGAAAATGCAACAAATTGGTAGCGTAGAAGTACCTCAACAGGCATTTTTAGCTGTATTGAAATATGATGAAAAATAG
- the lepB gene encoding signal peptidase I: MIDDRYDEEEKNSNEQEEKNFWKIFFDYAKVIILALLISFGIRTFVVTSTIVDGRSMNPTVNHGDRLMVNKIFFMKKNITRGDIIDFYVPDAKKYYLKRVIAVEGDTVEIINDRVYLNGKILEENYVSTKVTAPHNNTTKWEVPKGYVFVLGDNRSNSRDSRDLGVVPRSDIVGKIVFRYYPFNNFGGLK, from the coding sequence ATGATTGATGATAGATATGATGAAGAAGAGAAAAATAGTAATGAACAGGAAGAAAAGAATTTTTGGAAAATTTTCTTTGATTATGCGAAAGTTATAATTCTTGCACTTTTAATAAGTTTTGGAATAAGAACTTTTGTTGTTACAAGTACTATTGTAGATGGAAGAAGTATGAATCCAACTGTAAATCATGGGGATAGACTTATGGTTAATAAAATATTTTTTATGAAAAAGAATATAACTCGTGGAGATATTATTGATTTTTACGTTCCTGATGCAAAAAAATATTATTTAAAGAGAGTTATAGCTGTTGAAGGAGATACTGTTGAAATAATTAATGACAGAGTTTATTTGAATGGAAAAATATTGGAAGAGAATTATGTGAGTACAAAAGTTACTGCGCCACATAATAATACTACAAAATGGGAAGTGCCTAAAGGTTATGTTTTCGTTTTGGGGGATAATAGATCAAATAGTAGAGATAGTAGAGATTTAGGAGTTGTTCCAAGATCTGACATTGTTGGGAAAATTGTATTTAGATACTATCCTTTTAATAATTTTGGAGGGTTAAAATAA
- a CDS encoding chromate transporter — protein sequence MLFQLFKTFLWISTLTVGGGAAMIPVINKEIVEKRKYMTQEEFLDALGIAQSVPGVLGCNISIIVGYKIKGLAGALVCLFCSIFPAFISILIIAMFFKDMSANYYVSKFFIAVKPALIAVLASAVVILGKKTKLKAVHYIFSLLVLILVSYFKISPFLVIFLGGFGYVLYCKFLVDRH from the coding sequence ATGTTATTTCAATTATTTAAGACTTTTTTGTGGATAAGCACTCTGACGGTTGGTGGTGGAGCTGCGATGATTCCGGTTATAAATAAAGAAATTGTGGAAAAAAGGAAATATATGACTCAAGAAGAATTTTTAGATGCACTTGGAATAGCACAAAGTGTTCCAGGAGTTTTGGGTTGTAATATTAGTATTATTGTAGGATATAAGATAAAGGGTTTAGCAGGAGCTTTGGTTTGCTTATTTTGTTCAATTTTTCCTGCTTTTATATCAATTCTTATAATAGCAATGTTTTTTAAGGATATGAGTGCGAATTACTATGTCAGTAAATTTTTTATTGCAGTTAAACCAGCTTTAATAGCAGTGCTAGCTTCTGCTGTTGTAATACTTGGAAAAAAGACAAAGTTAAAGGCTGTTCACTATATTTTTAGTTTATTAGTTTTAATATTAGTTAGTTATTTTAAAATAAGTCCATTTCTAGTAATATTTTTAGGCGGATTTGGTTATGTTTTATATTGTAAGTTTTTAGTGGATAGACATTAA
- a CDS encoding chromate transporter: MSLISLFLVFLFIGAYNFGGGYAMIPLIISMVVDKYAWIGMNDFINFVTISQITPGPIAINLATFVGYTVGNGVIGSIITTMAVVLPSFILITLIVFFMQKFKDNVHIKNFFVGIRPVVLGLIASSCVSVIDSDFYTIYSISTFGIIFYLTTYKNLHPIIAIFLTGIIGMWII, translated from the coding sequence ATGAGTTTAATTAGCTTGTTTTTAGTGTTTTTATTCATTGGAGCATATAATTTTGGTGGAGGATATGCAATGATTCCACTGATTATATCTATGGTTGTAGATAAATATGCTTGGATTGGAATGAATGACTTTATAAATTTTGTTACAATTTCACAAATAACACCAGGTCCAATTGCGATAAATCTTGCAACATTTGTAGGATATACTGTAGGTAACGGAGTTATTGGATCTATTATAACTACTATGGCAGTTGTTTTACCAAGTTTTATTTTAATTACTTTAATTGTTTTTTTTATGCAAAAATTTAAAGATAATGTACATATAAAGAACTTTTTTGTTGGGATCAGACCTGTCGTACTTGGATTGATTGCATCTAGTTGTGTGTCTGTTATTGATTCTGACTTTTATACTATATATTCGATAAGTACTTTTGGAATAATATTTTACTTAACTACTTATAAAAATTTACATCCGATAATTGCAATTTTTTTAACTGGTATAATCGGAATGTGGATTATTTAG
- the prmC gene encoding peptide chain release factor N(5)-glutamine methyltransferase, whose product MDIKELIEKHGNSNENWLILEFLTGKKAVELKMELTFCVDSIYNEFLEIIENRKQNYPLQYIFGKWEFYGLELFVDESALIPRFETEILVDEILKLDCKKDKILDIGCGSGAISIALADNLKKSYVYGIDINKEAIKLSNKNKEELNLKNVEFFESDIFSNIKEKNFDIIVSNPPYIDEIDMKTLEKELSFEPQNALYGGKDGLFFYKKIISGSLDYLSANGVLAFEIGYNQMKIISNLLIENGFEILLQKKDFAGFDRIIIGKRR is encoded by the coding sequence ATGGACATAAAAGAATTAATTGAAAAACATGGTAATTCTAATGAAAATTGGTTAATTTTAGAATTTTTAACGGGTAAAAAAGCTGTTGAATTAAAAATGGAATTGACATTTTGTGTTGATTCTATATACAATGAATTTCTAGAAATAATAGAAAATAGAAAACAAAATTATCCATTACAATATATATTTGGAAAATGGGAATTTTATGGTTTGGAGTTGTTTGTTGATGAATCTGCTTTAATTCCAAGATTTGAGACTGAAATTTTGGTTGATGAAATTTTAAAATTGGATTGTAAAAAGGATAAAATTTTAGATATAGGCTGTGGAAGTGGAGCTATAAGTATTGCACTGGCTGATAATTTGAAAAAATCGTATGTTTATGGTATTGATATAAACAAAGAAGCTATAAAATTATCAAATAAAAATAAAGAAGAGTTGAATCTAAAAAATGTGGAATTTTTTGAAAGTGATATTTTTTCAAATATAAAGGAGAAAAATTTTGATATTATAGTTTCAAATCCTCCTTATATTGATGAGATCGACATGAAAACACTGGAAAAAGAATTATCTTTTGAGCCTCAAAATGCCTTATATGGTGGAAAAGATGGATTATTCTTTTATAAAAAAATAATTTCGGGGTCCTTGGATTATTTATCAGCAAATGGAGTTTTAGCTTTTGAAATAGGATATAATCAAATGAAAATTATTTCTAATTTACTAATTGAAAATGGATTTGAAATTTTACTTCAAAAAAAAGATTTTGCAGGTTTTGATAGAATAATAATAGGTAAGAGGAGATAA
- the nrdR gene encoding transcriptional regulator NrdR encodes MKCPNCGAETTRVLDSRNSIDKTYVKRRRVCEICDYKFTTYEKMPEFVIFVLKKDGSRQIFSRNKVFAGIKKCCEKRTIKDKEIESVIDNIEKDIRQNYKNEIKSTQIGELVLKYLKSLDEVSYVRFAAVYKDFKDIKSFMEYLQKEF; translated from the coding sequence ATGAAATGTCCTAACTGCGGAGCGGAAACTACTAGAGTTCTAGATTCTAGAAATTCTATTGATAAAACTTATGTTAAAAGAAGAAGAGTTTGTGAGATTTGTGATTATAAATTTACAACATATGAGAAAATGCCTGAGTTTGTAATTTTTGTGTTAAAAAAAGATGGATCTAGACAAATTTTTTCTAGAAATAAAGTTTTTGCCGGTATAAAAAAATGTTGTGAAAAAAGAACTATTAAAGATAAAGAGATAGAGTCTGTTATAGATAATATTGAAAAAGATATTAGACAAAATTACAAAAATGAAATTAAATCTACTCAGATTGGGGAATTGGTTTTGAAATATTTAAAATCACTTGATGAGGTTTCTTATGTTCGTTTTGCAGCAGTTTATAAGGATTTTAAAGATATAAAATCATTTATGGAGTATTTACAAAAAGAATTTTAA